GAATATGTTTACAGAAATCTTTCATCGGATAAACTTCCGGAATACGTTCTTAAAAACTGGACTGCAACGCCTGTTTTGGATAATAATTTTCTGCATGGTTGTTCAATTACAGTTGGTTAACGCCCAGGAATTGGTTTTGCAGGATACAACAATTATTGATAATGCCACCTTCTTAGAGGATTCGATTGTTGCGGGTCCTAATTTTACAATTGCCAGTACTGGTGATGTAATTTTAAATGCTGAAAATGTTGCCTTGGTCCCAAGTTTATTCGTAATCCAGGGTGGCAAACTTCAGGTCATATCCGGCGCTCAACCGGTGAGTATTGTCAAGGAAGGTCCACACGTACCAGACAAGTTTGTATTGTATCAAAATTTCCCCAACCCTTTTAATCCCAATACAACCATAAAATTTGATATACCTAAAATATCTATTATTGAATTAGGGGTTTATAATATTTTGGGACAAAAAGTGGCTGTTCTGGCTAAAGGCACTTATGAGGCCGGGACGCATAAATTTAATTTTGATGCAACGCTGTTGGCTTCTGGAGAATATGTTTATTATTTACGAACAGACTCACATACGCATGTAGGGAAAATGAATTTAATAAAATAACATGAGTTGCCTGATGATTTTTCTAAAGTTTAAAATGGTCTAAGCTGACAATTCAATTCAATTTTAACTTTGTTCTTAGCGGTTTAGATGCACCTAGTTCAATTGATCTTTCGGTTGGTAAACTACCAGATAGGGCAAGCGTAAATTCACCCTTTTCCAGAATCGCATCACCTTGATTGTTTATCAACTTGAGCATATCTGATGTAATGTTGAAAGCTACGGTTTGACTTTCACCTGGTTTTAAACTGATAGATGTAATTCCTTTTAAAGAAAACAATGGTACCTCAAAACTAGCTTCATCATCAGTTATATAAAGTTGCACTGTTTCAATTGATGGATACTCACCAACATTGGTAATATTGCAACTTATCTCAACAACTTCTCCTTCTTTAATTATTGAAGCCGATTGTTTTAGATCACTATATGAGAATGAACTATAACTTAATCCAAATCCAAATGGATACATAGGTTCCTTTATCATATAACGATAGGTTCTGCCTTTCATAGTGTAATCTTCGTATGGAGGAAGTTGATCAAGTGATTTTGGGAATGTAATGGGCAGCCTTCCTGATGGAGAAACCTTTCCGAATAATATATCAGCTATTGCATTCCCTCCCTCTTCTCCCGGATACCATGCTAACAATACGGCATCAGCTATCTCATGAACTTCTGAAAGGTTCATAGGGCAGCCGCCTGTAATAATTGCAATTACGGGTTTGCCATGACTTTTAATTTTTTTAAGATAATCTAATTGATTTTCCGGAATATTATAGTCTAAACGATCTCCAAAATAGGGAGATGAAATAGATTCTCCTTCTTCCCCCTCAAGATGTCTGGTTAATCCCATCCCAACAATGGTAACATCTGATTCAGCAGCTTCTCCTGTTGACCAATCCACTGGATTAGCATTCTTTCTATCCAGAGTAGTTCCAGGACTATATTGAACCTGACTACCTGGAGCAACTCCAGCTGTAATTCCTTCCAAAAAAGTGACAATATTTGAATTAACGCCAAAATAGTTTCCCAAAAGAGCATCAATAGAGGCTGCATTAGGTCCCACTACATAATATCTGTTAAGATCATTTTTCAGAGGAAGTACCCCGTTGTTTTTAAGCAAAACAACGGACCTGGCTGCCACTTCACGTGCAAGAGCTCTGTTTTCATCGCCATCAACAACATCATATGAAATTGAGTTATATGGATTAAGATTTTGTGGATCAAACATACCAAGCTTAAATCTTGTTTTTAACAGAGGTTTCAGTCTTTCATCTATAAGTGATTCATCTACTAAACCTTTCTGTACCGCTTCCACTAATGCTTTATAGGTATTTCCACAGTTAACATTTACCCCACTTTCCAAAGCCAATACAGCAGCATCAACTACATTAGAAACTGTACCATGACCAATATCTGAATAGAAATCAACTAAAGCCCAACAATCACTTACAACATGTCCTTTAAACCCCCATTTATCAAAAAGCACCTTTGTAAGAAGAAAATTACTTGCGCAACAAGGTTCACCATTTGTTCTGTTATAAGCACACATAATGGATTCCACTCCTGCATTAACAAGAGCTTCAAATGCAGGCAGATAAGTTTCATTCATATCTTTTTGGCTTACCACAGCATTAAATTCATGTCTTAATTTTTCGGGACCACTGTGAACAGCAAAATGTTTTGCACATGCAGCTGTTTTAAGATAATTAGGATTACTCCCTTGTAAACCATTTACAAAAGCGACTCCTAATAAACCTGTTAAATAAGGATCCTCTCCGTAGGTTTCCTGTCCACGTCCCCAACGAGGGTCCCTAAATATGTTAACATTAGGAGTCCAGAAGGTTAATCCGGCATATCTCTTATAATTTCCAGCAGCCTGAGCAGCATTATAAATAGCGCGCGCTTCATCAGAGATCGCAGATGAAACCCTAAATATTAGATATTTGTCGAAAGTAGCTGCTAAACCTATTGCTTGCGGGAAAATAGTCGCTTTTCCAGAACGCCCAACACCATGTAGAGCTTCATTCCAATAATCATAAGGAGGGATATTAAGGCGAGGAATACCGGATGTATTCATTAGCATCTGATCAACCTTCTCCTCAAGGGTAAGCCTGTTGAT
The genomic region above belongs to Calditrichota bacterium and contains:
- a CDS encoding glycoside hydrolase family 3 protein, with product MNKQLVILIFTIFGVSILNAQSKYLDPDVDLEIRVNDLINRLTLEEKVDQMLMNTSGIPRLNIPPYDYWNEALHGVGRSGKATIFPQAIGLAATFDKYLIFRVSSAISDEARAIYNAAQAAGNYKRYAGLTFWTPNVNIFRDPRWGRGQETYGEDPYLTGLLGVAFVNGLQGSNPNYLKTAACAKHFAVHSGPEKLRHEFNAVVSQKDMNETYLPAFEALVNAGVESIMCAYNRTNGEPCCASNFLLTKVLFDKWGFKGHVVSDCWALVDFYSDIGHGTVSNVVDAAVLALESGVNVNCGNTYKALVEAVQKGLVDESLIDERLKPLLKTRFKLGMFDPQNLNPYNSISYDVVDGDENRALAREVAARSVVLLKNNGVLPLKNDLNRYYVVGPNAASIDALLGNYFGVNSNIVTFLEGITAGVAPGSQVQYSPGTTLDRKNANPVDWSTGEAAESDVTIVGMGLTRHLEGEEGESISSPYFGDRLDYNIPENQLDYLKKIKSHGKPVIAIITGGCPMNLSEVHEIADAVLLAWYPGEEGGNAIADILFGKVSPSGRLPITFPKSLDQLPPYEDYTMKGRTYRYMIKEPMYPFGFGLSYSSFSYSDLKQSASIIKEGEVVEISCNITNVGEYPSIETVQLYITDDEASFEVPLFSLKGITSISLKPGESQTVAFNITSDMLKLINNQGDAILEKGEFTLALSGSLPTERSIELGASKPLRTKLKLN
- a CDS encoding T9SS type A sorting domain-containing protein encodes the protein MFTEIFHRINFRNTFLKTGLQRLFWIIIFCMVVQLQLVNAQELVLQDTTIIDNATFLEDSIVAGPNFTIASTGDVILNAENVALVPSLFVIQGGKLQVISGAQPVSIVKEGPHVPDKFVLYQNFPNPFNPNTTIKFDIPKISIIELGVYNILGQKVAVLAKGTYEAGTHKFNFDATLLASGEYVYYLRTDSHTHVGKMNLIK